Proteins from one Amycolatopsis benzoatilytica AK 16/65 genomic window:
- a CDS encoding xanthine dehydrogenase family protein molybdopterin-binding subunit yields the protein MTATIEPEVGKARRRKEDERLITGRTRWTDNIVLPGMLHLAVLRSPLAHAKIVSIDTSAAKEAAGVVAVYTARDLDPEGAIGMPCAWPITPDMAAPRRPVLAADQVNFAGEGVAVVVARSASEARDALEAIEVEYDDLPPVLDMETALADGAPLVHEELGSNKNALWVFDSAEAGTGGNVEEALSSSEVVLKRRFRQQRLVPAFMEPRACVVDPTGAQITMWSATQVPHILRVMSALTLGIPEHKVRVIAPDVGGGFGGKIGVLPEEMMAMLVARKLGKPVKWNESRSETMLAAHHGRDQIQDITISAKADGTVTGLKVELLANLGAYNGLVGPGVPILGAFMFNAIYKFPAYHFACTNVFTTTTLTDAYRGAGRPEATFAIERIMDELADELGMDPVELREKNWIKHEEFPYTTVCGLTYDSGNYEAATNKAKELFGYDALRREQKERRESNDPVQLGIGISTFTEMCGLAPSRVLGSLDYGAGGWEYASLRMLPTGKVEVTTGASAHGQGHETAWSQIVADQLGVPFEDVEVLHGDTQSSHKGLDTYGSRSLVVGGIAVVKAAEKVVAKAKPIAAHLLECSEDDLEFSGGKFTVKGTDSSTSIQEIALAVFAAHNLPDGLEPSLDSDATFDPENFSFPHGTHLCAAEVDTETGQVKLRSYVCVDDVGNVVNPLIVEGQVHGGLAQGIAQALYEEAVHDESGTLTTGTFADYLLPSAADLPSFTTDRTETPSTTNPLGAKGVGEAGTIASTPAVVNAVVDAVRQFGVNDIEMPLSPMRVWRAIQSGAASTDGGAQ from the coding sequence ATGACGGCCACGATCGAACCCGAAGTCGGCAAAGCCCGTCGCCGCAAGGAAGACGAGCGGTTGATCACCGGACGCACCCGGTGGACGGACAACATCGTGCTGCCCGGAATGCTGCACCTCGCGGTGCTGCGCAGTCCGTTGGCGCACGCGAAGATCGTTTCGATCGACACGTCGGCGGCCAAGGAAGCGGCCGGGGTGGTCGCGGTTTACACGGCGCGCGATCTTGATCCGGAAGGCGCGATCGGGATGCCGTGCGCGTGGCCGATCACCCCGGACATGGCCGCGCCGCGACGTCCCGTCCTCGCTGCGGACCAGGTCAATTTCGCTGGTGAGGGCGTGGCCGTCGTCGTCGCGCGGTCGGCGAGCGAGGCGCGCGACGCGCTGGAGGCCATTGAAGTCGAGTACGACGACCTGCCGCCGGTGCTCGACATGGAAACGGCGCTCGCGGACGGTGCTCCGCTCGTGCACGAGGAGCTGGGCAGCAACAAGAACGCATTGTGGGTGTTCGACTCCGCCGAGGCGGGCACGGGCGGCAATGTCGAAGAAGCACTGTCCTCTTCGGAAGTCGTGCTGAAGCGCCGGTTCCGGCAGCAGCGCCTGGTCCCGGCGTTCATGGAGCCGCGCGCTTGCGTGGTCGATCCGACCGGTGCGCAGATCACCATGTGGTCGGCGACCCAGGTTCCGCACATCCTGCGCGTGATGTCCGCCTTGACGCTGGGCATCCCGGAGCACAAGGTGCGCGTCATCGCGCCGGACGTCGGCGGGGGCTTCGGCGGCAAGATCGGGGTGCTGCCCGAGGAAATGATGGCCATGCTGGTCGCCAGGAAGCTCGGCAAACCGGTGAAGTGGAACGAATCCCGGTCCGAGACCATGCTTGCCGCGCACCACGGCCGGGACCAGATCCAGGACATCACCATCTCGGCGAAGGCGGACGGCACGGTCACCGGGCTGAAAGTGGAGCTGCTGGCCAACCTCGGCGCCTACAACGGCCTGGTCGGGCCGGGCGTGCCGATCCTCGGCGCGTTCATGTTCAACGCGATCTACAAGTTCCCGGCCTACCACTTCGCCTGCACCAACGTGTTCACCACGACCACGCTCACCGACGCCTACCGCGGCGCGGGCCGTCCGGAAGCGACGTTCGCGATCGAGCGGATCATGGACGAGCTCGCCGACGAACTGGGCATGGATCCCGTGGAGCTGCGCGAGAAGAACTGGATCAAGCACGAGGAATTCCCGTACACCACGGTCTGCGGGCTCACCTACGACTCCGGCAACTACGAAGCCGCGACGAACAAGGCGAAGGAACTCTTCGGCTACGACGCGCTGCGCCGCGAGCAGAAGGAACGCCGTGAATCGAACGACCCGGTGCAGCTCGGCATCGGCATCTCGACGTTCACCGAAATGTGCGGTCTCGCGCCGTCCCGGGTGCTCGGTTCGCTCGACTACGGCGCGGGCGGCTGGGAGTACGCGTCGCTGCGGATGCTGCCCACCGGCAAGGTCGAGGTCACCACGGGCGCGTCGGCGCACGGCCAAGGGCACGAGACGGCGTGGAGCCAGATCGTCGCCGACCAGCTGGGCGTGCCGTTCGAAGACGTGGAAGTGCTGCACGGCGACACGCAGTCGTCGCACAAGGGGCTCGACACCTACGGGTCGCGTTCGCTGGTCGTCGGCGGCATCGCGGTCGTCAAGGCGGCCGAAAAGGTGGTCGCGAAGGCGAAGCCGATCGCCGCGCACCTGCTGGAGTGCTCGGAGGACGACCTGGAGTTCTCCGGCGGCAAGTTCACCGTGAAGGGCACGGATTCGTCGACGTCCATCCAGGAGATCGCGCTCGCCGTGTTCGCCGCGCACAACCTCCCGGACGGGCTCGAACCCTCGCTCGACTCGGACGCCACCTTCGACCCGGAGAACTTCTCTTTCCCGCACGGCACGCACCTGTGCGCGGCCGAAGTGGACACCGAGACCGGACAGGTGAAGCTGCGCTCCTACGTCTGCGTGGACGACGTCGGCAACGTGGTCAACCCGCTGATCGTGGAAGGCCAGGTGCACGGCGGGCTCGCCCAGGGCATCGCGCAGGCGCTGTACGAGGAGGCCGTGCACGATGAGAGCGGCACGCTCACCACCGGCACGTTCGCCGACTACCTGCTGCCGTCCGCGGCGGACCTGCCGTCGTTCACGACCGACCGGACGGAGACTCCGTCGACCACGAACCCGTTGGGCGCCAAGGGCGTCGGCGAGGCGGGCACGATCGCGTCCACGCCGGCAGTGGTCAACGCCGTGGTCGACGCGGTGCGCCAGTTCGGGGTGAACGACATCGAAATGCCGCTCAGTCCGATGCGCGTATGGCGCGCGATCCAGTCCGGCGCTGCTTCGACCGACGGAGGTGCCCAGTGA
- a CDS encoding (2Fe-2S)-binding protein, protein MRITVTVDGTKYTDDVEPRTLLVHYLRERVGKVGTVVGCDTSNCGACTVHLDGHSVKSCSVLAVQADGSEVTTVEGLARDGQLHPVQQAFHDNHALQCGYCTPGMIMQSIDLLADNPDPDEQAVREGLEGNLCRCTGYQNIVRAVRDAAGRMSPGAGPAAEKINHVGVGGE, encoded by the coding sequence ATGCGCATCACCGTCACTGTCGACGGCACGAAATACACCGATGACGTCGAGCCGCGCACCCTGCTCGTCCACTACTTACGGGAACGCGTCGGGAAGGTGGGCACCGTCGTCGGGTGTGACACCAGCAACTGCGGCGCGTGCACCGTCCACCTCGACGGGCACAGCGTGAAATCCTGCTCCGTGCTGGCTGTGCAAGCCGACGGCAGCGAGGTCACCACCGTCGAGGGCCTCGCCCGCGACGGGCAGCTGCACCCGGTCCAGCAAGCGTTTCACGACAACCACGCGCTGCAGTGCGGGTACTGCACCCCCGGCATGATCATGCAGTCGATCGACCTCCTGGCCGACAACCCGGACCCGGACGAGCAAGCGGTACGCGAAGGACTCGAAGGCAATCTCTGCCGCTGCACTGGGTATCAGAACATCGTTCGCGCGGTGCGGGACGCGGCGGGGCGGATGAGCCCGGGCGCCGGGCCGGCCGCGGAGAAGATCAACCACGTCGGCGTGGGTGGTGAATGA
- a CDS encoding XdhC family protein yields MRDVLDDVYRRWQAGETVGLGTVVATFSSAPRSPGASMMVAPDGTVVGSVSGGCIEGAVYELANEVVAERKPVLQRYGVSDDDAFAVGLTCGGIIDIYVEPVDRESMPELERVVESVRGGEPVAVVTIVEHETAGLVGEHMIVWPDRTEGTLGSSRMDDAVADDARGLLASGRTGTLHYGPDGQRRGEGMAVFVNSFEPPPRLLVFGAIDFAAAMARMGAYLGYQVTVCDARPVFATSSRFPDAHEVVVDWPHRYLKAEAEAGRIDSRTAIAVLTHDPKFDVPLLEVALRLDVGYVGAMGSRKTHDDRFARLRDAGITEPELERLSSPIGLDLGARTPEETAVSIAAEIIALRWSGTGRRLGALTGRIHT; encoded by the coding sequence ATGCGTGACGTATTGGACGACGTGTACCGCCGCTGGCAGGCGGGCGAAACGGTCGGGCTCGGCACAGTCGTGGCCACCTTCTCGTCGGCGCCGCGGTCGCCGGGCGCGTCGATGATGGTCGCGCCGGACGGCACCGTCGTCGGCAGCGTGTCCGGCGGCTGCATCGAAGGCGCGGTGTACGAGCTGGCCAACGAGGTGGTCGCGGAGCGCAAGCCGGTGCTGCAGCGTTATGGCGTGAGCGACGACGACGCGTTCGCGGTGGGCCTGACCTGCGGCGGGATCATCGACATCTACGTCGAGCCGGTGGACCGCGAGTCGATGCCCGAGCTGGAACGCGTCGTCGAGTCGGTGCGCGGCGGCGAGCCGGTCGCGGTGGTCACGATCGTGGAGCACGAGACGGCCGGGCTGGTCGGCGAGCACATGATCGTGTGGCCGGACCGGACCGAAGGAACGCTCGGCTCGTCCCGGATGGACGACGCGGTCGCGGACGACGCGCGCGGGCTGCTCGCCTCCGGACGCACCGGCACCCTGCACTACGGACCGGACGGCCAGCGCCGCGGCGAGGGAATGGCGGTGTTCGTGAACTCGTTCGAACCGCCGCCGCGACTGCTTGTGTTCGGTGCCATCGATTTCGCGGCCGCGATGGCCCGGATGGGTGCTTATCTCGGCTACCAGGTGACGGTCTGCGACGCACGCCCGGTGTTCGCGACCAGCAGCCGGTTCCCGGACGCGCACGAGGTCGTCGTCGACTGGCCGCACCGTTACCTGAAGGCCGAAGCCGAAGCGGGCCGGATCGACTCGCGCACGGCGATCGCGGTGCTGACGCACGACCCGAAGTTCGACGTGCCGCTGCTGGAAGTCGCGTTGCGCCTGGACGTCGGGTACGTCGGCGCGATGGGCTCCCGCAAGACGCACGACGATCGCTTCGCACGGCTGCGCGACGCGGGCATCACGGAGCCGGAGCTGGAACGGCTGTCGTCGCCGATCGGCCTCGACCTGGGCGCGCGCACCCCGGAGGAAACCGCGGTGTCGATCGCGGCGGAGATCATCGCGCTGCGCTGGAGCGGAACGGGACGGCGGCTCGGAGCGTTGACCGGGCGGATCCACACCTGA
- a CDS encoding vWA domain-containing protein, with translation MSTEVADPLAGYAGFAAALREAGVACNARRVQAYLSAVAKVDVAQRVQLYWAGRLTLCSDPDDLARYEEAFARWFEGADRPNATAGTPVKKQARIAPLVAAEGGDGDSAEAAHDTLRVAASDHEILRHRDLADLTKSERAHLRELLATLRPVLPKRRAARRASAHRGALDPARTLRAMLAAGGEPVRLAHYRRGTRARKVVLLIDVSGSMSPYADALLRFAHVVARSSPMSVEVFTLGTRMTRVSRQLRQRDPEQAMLAAGTAVPDFAGGTRLGETLRVFLDRWGQRGFARRAVVTVFSDGWERGDVSLLSEQLGRLRRLAHAVFWVNPHAGRDGYAPVQSGIVAALPHIDRLLAGHSLATLERLLGEIADA, from the coding sequence ATGAGCACCGAAGTCGCTGACCCTCTCGCCGGTTACGCCGGGTTCGCCGCGGCGTTGCGGGAAGCGGGCGTCGCGTGCAACGCGCGCCGGGTTCAGGCGTACCTGTCGGCCGTCGCGAAGGTCGACGTCGCGCAGCGTGTCCAGCTGTACTGGGCAGGCCGGCTCACCCTCTGCTCCGACCCGGACGACCTGGCCCGGTACGAGGAAGCGTTCGCGCGGTGGTTCGAGGGCGCCGACCGGCCGAACGCCACGGCGGGGACTCCGGTCAAGAAGCAGGCTCGGATCGCGCCGCTGGTCGCCGCCGAGGGCGGGGACGGAGACAGTGCCGAGGCCGCGCACGACACGCTTCGCGTCGCGGCGAGCGACCACGAGATTCTCCGGCATCGGGATCTCGCCGACCTGACCAAGTCGGAACGGGCTCATCTGCGGGAGTTGCTGGCGACATTGCGTCCCGTGCTCCCGAAGCGCCGCGCTGCCCGGCGGGCGTCTGCGCATCGCGGCGCGCTCGATCCGGCACGGACGCTGCGGGCCATGCTCGCGGCCGGCGGCGAGCCGGTCCGGCTGGCGCATTACCGGCGGGGGACACGGGCGCGGAAGGTCGTTCTGCTGATCGACGTTTCCGGTTCGATGAGCCCGTACGCGGACGCGTTGCTGCGGTTCGCGCACGTCGTCGCGCGGTCGTCGCCGATGTCGGTCGAGGTCTTCACGCTGGGCACGCGGATGACCCGGGTGTCCCGGCAGCTGCGGCAGCGCGACCCGGAGCAGGCGATGCTCGCGGCCGGCACCGCGGTGCCGGATTTCGCCGGCGGGACGCGGCTGGGCGAGACGCTGCGCGTCTTTCTCGACCGCTGGGGGCAGCGCGGGTTCGCCCGGCGTGCAGTCGTCACCGTGTTCTCCGACGGGTGGGAGCGCGGCGACGTCAGCCTGCTGTCCGAACAGCTCGGCAGGCTGCGCCGGCTCGCGCACGCCGTATTCTGGGTGAATCCGCACGCGGGACGCGACGGCTATGCTCCGGTCCAATCCGGCATCGTGGCCGCACTGCCGCACATCGACCGGTTGCTCGCCGGGCACAGCCTGGCGACCTTGGAACGACTCCTCGGGGAGATTGCCGATGCGTGA
- a CDS encoding AAA family ATPase: MTEPLSSPDALAAALDTTGYLADEGLATAGFLAVQMQRPLFCEGEPGTGKTSLALALAEALKWPLVRLQCHEGIDAAQALYEWDFPRQLLHLRALEAADGGRLDPESAERSLYTERFLLARPLLQALKTSPCVLLIDEIDRADDEFEAFLLQLLDEYAVTIPEYGEVRAEQPPLVVLTSNRTREVHDALKRRCLYHWLEHPDLAREISILRRRLPGIGETLARQIADAVHRLRAMDLLKPPGVAESLDWARALLALNQDELDAATAARTLGAVLKYSEDLDRVRAKLDTLFS, from the coding sequence GTGACAGAGCCCCTCTCCTCGCCCGACGCGCTCGCGGCCGCCCTCGACACCACTGGTTACCTCGCCGACGAGGGGCTGGCCACCGCGGGATTCCTCGCGGTGCAGATGCAGCGCCCGCTGTTCTGCGAAGGCGAGCCAGGCACCGGGAAGACCTCACTGGCGCTCGCGTTGGCCGAGGCGCTGAAGTGGCCGCTTGTGCGACTCCAATGCCACGAGGGCATCGACGCCGCGCAAGCCCTCTACGAATGGGATTTCCCCCGCCAACTGCTGCACCTGCGCGCGCTCGAAGCCGCCGACGGCGGACGGCTCGATCCGGAATCCGCCGAACGGTCCCTGTACACCGAGCGGTTCCTGCTGGCCCGCCCCCTTCTGCAAGCGTTGAAGACGTCGCCGTGTGTGCTGCTCATCGACGAGATCGACCGTGCGGACGACGAGTTCGAGGCGTTCCTGCTGCAGCTGCTGGACGAGTACGCAGTCACCATTCCGGAGTACGGGGAGGTGCGCGCCGAGCAGCCGCCGCTGGTCGTGCTGACGTCCAACCGCACTCGCGAGGTGCATGACGCGCTCAAGCGCCGCTGCCTGTACCACTGGCTCGAACACCCCGATCTCGCCCGCGAGATCAGCATCCTGCGCCGCCGGCTGCCAGGCATCGGCGAGACGCTCGCGCGGCAGATCGCCGACGCGGTGCACCGGCTGCGCGCGATGGACCTGCTCAAACCGCCCGGGGTCGCCGAATCCTTGGACTGGGCGCGCGCCTTGCTCGCCCTCAACCAGGACGAACTCGACGCCGCGACCGCTGCGCGCACCCTCGGCGCGGTGCTGAAGTACAGCGAGGATCTCGACCGCGTGCGAGCGAAACTGGACACGCTGTTCTCGTGA
- a CDS encoding nucleotidyltransferase family protein, translated as MSEPVAGLLLAAGAGRRFGGPKALVEYDGEPLVQRAVRNLAEAGCASVRVVLGASAQQVRELLPPDVRPVFAERWQDGMGESLKAGLESLSDDPAAAVLVHLVDLPWVPAEALARIAGTAGEQVVARAAYQGIPGHPVLFGRRWWAEIAASARGDHGARDWLRGRTDVQLIECGDLGSGSDVDRPADLTGPGPERR; from the coding sequence ATGTCCGAGCCAGTTGCCGGGCTGCTGCTCGCCGCCGGGGCGGGGCGGCGGTTCGGCGGGCCCAAAGCGCTGGTCGAGTACGACGGGGAACCGCTGGTCCAGCGTGCGGTGCGGAACCTGGCCGAGGCGGGCTGCGCTTCGGTTCGGGTCGTGCTCGGCGCATCCGCTCAGCAGGTGCGGGAGTTGCTGCCGCCAGACGTCAGGCCGGTGTTCGCCGAGCGGTGGCAGGACGGGATGGGCGAGTCGCTGAAAGCCGGGCTCGAGTCTCTTTCGGACGACCCGGCGGCCGCGGTGCTGGTGCACTTGGTGGACCTGCCGTGGGTGCCGGCCGAGGCACTGGCGCGGATCGCAGGCACCGCTGGGGAGCAGGTCGTGGCCAGAGCCGCATACCAGGGAATTCCCGGGCATCCAGTGCTCTTCGGGCGGCGGTGGTGGGCCGAGATCGCGGCGTCGGCGCGCGGCGACCACGGGGCGCGGGACTGGCTGCGCGGCCGGACCGATGTCCAGCTGATCGAGTGCGGCGACCTCGGCAGCGGCAGCGATGTCGACCGTCCGGCAGACTTGACTGGCCCAGGCCCGGAACGGCGCTGA
- a CDS encoding IclR family transcriptional regulator domain-containing protein produces MESEEQAERGAHHVQSLERGLAVIKAFSAEAPHRTLSDVARVTGLTRAAARRFLLTLVDLGYVRTDGKYFSLTARVLELGYAYLSSLSLSEIAQPHLERLSAEVHESSSVSVLEITDIVYVARVAVSRIMTVSINVGTRFPAHATSMGHVLLADMDPTELKAYFVIADLDRLTPRTLTHQAALEAELARVRKQGWAMVDQELEEGLRSVAAPIRNRAGRAVAAVNISTHASRTSVETVRTELVPRLLATATAISEDLAAASPGQAIQG; encoded by the coding sequence ATGGAATCCGAGGAGCAGGCCGAACGCGGTGCGCATCACGTGCAGTCGCTGGAGCGCGGGCTGGCGGTGATCAAGGCGTTCAGCGCCGAGGCGCCGCATCGGACGCTCAGCGACGTTGCGCGTGTCACCGGGCTGACGCGAGCGGCCGCGCGCCGGTTCCTGCTGACGCTCGTCGACCTCGGGTACGTCCGCACCGACGGCAAGTACTTCTCGCTCACCGCCCGGGTGCTGGAACTCGGTTACGCCTACCTGTCCAGCCTGAGCTTGTCCGAGATCGCGCAGCCGCACCTGGAGCGGCTGTCCGCGGAAGTGCACGAATCGAGCTCGGTGTCGGTTCTGGAGATCACCGACATCGTGTACGTGGCGCGCGTCGCGGTTTCGCGGATCATGACCGTGAGCATCAACGTCGGCACGCGGTTTCCGGCGCACGCGACGTCGATGGGGCACGTGCTGCTCGCGGACATGGACCCGACCGAGCTGAAGGCGTATTTCGTCATCGCCGACCTCGACAGGCTGACGCCGCGTACGCTCACCCACCAGGCCGCGCTGGAGGCCGAACTGGCGCGCGTGCGGAAGCAGGGCTGGGCGATGGTCGACCAGGAACTCGAGGAGGGCCTGCGTTCGGTCGCCGCGCCGATCCGCAACCGGGCCGGCCGCGCGGTGGCCGCGGTGAACATCTCCACGCACGCCAGCCGGACGTCCGTGGAGACAGTCCGCACCGAACTCGTGCCGCGCCTGCTCGCCACCGCCACCGCCATTTCGGAAGACCTCGCCGCGGCGTCGCCCGGCCAGGCGATCCAGGGCTGA
- the pcaC gene encoding 4-carboxymuconolactone decarboxylase — MTGDRYDAGMRVRREVLGDEHVDRAVARTTEFSKPFQEYITEAAWGSVWTRDGLDRRTRSCITLAALTALHCHDELAMHVRAAVRNGLTAEEIREVLLHTGVYAGVPAANTAIGIAQRVLAELGEPTAQPPAG; from the coding sequence ATGACCGGAGACCGCTACGACGCGGGCATGCGGGTGCGCCGCGAGGTGCTCGGGGACGAGCACGTGGACCGGGCGGTCGCGCGGACCACCGAGTTCAGCAAGCCGTTCCAGGAGTACATCACCGAGGCGGCCTGGGGCTCGGTGTGGACGCGCGACGGGCTCGACCGGCGGACCCGCAGCTGCATCACGCTGGCCGCGCTCACCGCACTGCACTGCCACGACGAGCTGGCGATGCACGTCCGCGCGGCAGTGCGCAACGGCCTCACCGCGGAGGAGATCCGCGAGGTTCTGCTGCACACCGGCGTCTACGCGGGAGTGCCGGCGGCGAACACCGCGATCGGCATCGCCCAGCGGGTGCTCGCCGAGCTGGGAGAACCCACCGCCCAGCCCCCAGCCGGATAG
- the pcaD gene encoding 3-oxoadipate enol-lactonase: MNSVRVHRVVEGPETGPVVVMSNSLGADHRMWEPQVAPLTERGFRVVRYDTRGHGASPAPAGPYDQSDLGGDVLALLDELGIERAHFVGLSLGGMTGMWLGVHAGDRLASLTLCCTSALLGPAQMWADRARTVRAEGTEAVAEASVGRWVTPGYAQAHPDQAGYLREMVGAQSDEGYAECCGAIERMDLTGDLPKISVPTLVIAGAEDPSTPAETHGKVIAAGIPGARLEIVESAAHLGNFEQPGEFTRLILGQIEGQR; this comes from the coding sequence GTGAACAGCGTCCGGGTGCACCGGGTCGTCGAAGGCCCGGAGACGGGTCCGGTAGTGGTGATGTCGAACTCGCTCGGAGCCGACCACCGGATGTGGGAGCCGCAGGTCGCGCCGCTGACCGAACGCGGCTTCCGCGTGGTCCGGTACGACACGCGCGGCCACGGCGCGTCACCGGCCCCTGCCGGGCCGTACGACCAGTCCGATCTCGGCGGCGATGTGCTTGCGCTGCTCGACGAGCTCGGCATCGAGCGGGCGCACTTCGTCGGCCTGTCGCTGGGCGGGATGACGGGCATGTGGCTCGGCGTGCACGCCGGCGATCGGCTGGCGAGCCTCACGCTGTGCTGCACGTCGGCGCTGCTCGGCCCAGCGCAGATGTGGGCCGACCGGGCGCGCACAGTCCGGGCCGAGGGCACCGAGGCGGTCGCGGAGGCGAGCGTCGGGCGCTGGGTCACGCCGGGCTACGCGCAGGCACATCCGGACCAGGCCGGCTATCTGCGCGAAATGGTCGGAGCCCAGTCGGACGAGGGGTACGCCGAGTGCTGCGGCGCGATCGAGCGGATGGACCTCACCGGAGACCTGCCGAAGATCTCGGTGCCGACGCTGGTGATCGCCGGCGCGGAAGACCCGTCGACGCCCGCCGAAACCCACGGCAAGGTCATCGCGGCCGGCATTCCCGGCGCACGGCTGGAGATCGTCGAGTCCGCCGCGCATCTGGGCAACTTCGAGCAGCCGGGCGAGTTCACCCGGCTGATCCTCGGGCAGATCGAAGGGCAGCGATGA
- the pcaG gene encoding protocatechuate 3,4-dioxygenase subunit alpha produces the protein MSLESTPSQTVGPYLSIGLPWDDGPFVVPEGTEGAIWIRGVVYDGAGNPVPDAMIETWQADPSGGFDHPDDPRGKPAAPFRAFGRCPTDDQGQYRILTLLPGPVPDASGTPQARHIDVSVFARGLLNRVVTRIYFADQDNAGDAVLASVPADRRETLLARKDGDGYRFDVRLQGEGETVFFAV, from the coding sequence GTGAGTCTCGAAAGCACGCCCTCGCAGACGGTCGGGCCGTACCTGTCCATCGGGCTGCCGTGGGACGACGGCCCGTTCGTGGTCCCGGAAGGCACCGAAGGGGCGATCTGGATCCGCGGCGTCGTCTACGACGGCGCCGGGAACCCGGTGCCGGACGCGATGATCGAGACCTGGCAGGCCGACCCGTCCGGCGGCTTCGACCACCCGGACGACCCGCGCGGCAAGCCGGCGGCCCCGTTCCGGGCCTTCGGCCGATGCCCGACCGACGACCAAGGCCAGTACCGGATCCTGACCCTGCTGCCGGGGCCGGTGCCGGACGCCTCCGGGACCCCGCAGGCCCGGCACATCGACGTGTCGGTGTTCGCCCGCGGGTTGCTGAACCGGGTCGTCACCCGCATCTACTTCGCGGATCAGGACAACGCGGGCGACGCCGTCCTGGCGAGCGTTCCCGCGGATCGGCGGGAAACCTTGCTGGCGCGGAAAGACGGCGACGGCTACCGGTTCGACGTGCGATTGCAGGGCGAAGGCGAGACGGTTTTCTTCGCGGTCTGA
- the pcaH gene encoding protocatechuate 3,4-dioxygenase subunit beta gives MTTPLPRYRPDPEGTHPALDSPQYRSTALRHPKQPLVLLPQMLTEVTGPLLGPGRIGELDNDLTRQHAGEPQGQRIIVTGRLLDGDGRPIRDSLVEIWQANAGGRYRHTGDRWPSPLDPNFDGLGRTLTDRDGRYQFTTIKPGAYPWKNHDNAWRPAHIHFSVFGSAFTQRLVTQMYFPDDPLFSQDPIFNAVPDEKARQRMISRFDLERTEEEWALAFQFDIVVRGRDQSVFEDEEEDE, from the coding sequence GTGACGACACCTCTGCCGCGATACCGGCCCGACCCGGAAGGCACGCATCCGGCGCTGGACAGTCCGCAATACCGTTCCACCGCGCTGCGGCATCCGAAGCAGCCGTTGGTCCTGCTGCCGCAGATGCTCACCGAGGTCACCGGGCCGCTGCTGGGCCCTGGCCGGATCGGCGAGCTCGACAACGATCTCACCCGCCAGCACGCGGGCGAACCGCAGGGACAGCGGATCATCGTCACCGGCCGGCTCCTCGACGGAGACGGACGGCCGATCCGCGACTCGCTCGTCGAGATCTGGCAGGCCAACGCCGGCGGCCGCTACCGGCACACCGGCGACCGCTGGCCCTCGCCGCTCGACCCGAACTTCGACGGGCTCGGCCGCACTCTCACCGACCGCGACGGGCGCTACCAGTTCACCACGATCAAGCCCGGCGCGTACCCGTGGAAGAACCACGACAACGCGTGGCGCCCGGCGCACATCCACTTCTCCGTGTTCGGCTCGGCGTTCACCCAGCGGCTGGTCACGCAGATGTACTTCCCGGACGATCCGCTGTTCTCCCAGGACCCGATCTTCAACGCGGTTCCGGACGAGAAGGCCCGGCAGCGGATGATCTCCCGGTTCGACCTCGAGCGCACCGAAGAGGAATGGGCGCTGGCGTTCCAGTTCGACATCGTGGTGCGCGGGCGCGACCAGTCGGTGTTCGAGGACGAGGAGGAAGACGAGTGA